GCTTTTGGAAAAGCTGAGCGGGCCGAGTGAAAGGCTGCATGAAAAAGTAGATTCGCAAGAACAAGTGGGCGGACATGACACAGGACAGGGGGCAGAGGAACCCCGCCGGGAAATAAAACTGCCCCGGCTGGAGGTAAAGCTGCCCGAGATAAAGCTGCCGGAAATAAAATTTAGTAAACGGGAGGATAGAGCGCAACTAAAAAGAGAACGAGATGCAGAATTAGCTCAGACAGAAATAAGTGCGGCAGAAGACTATCTTTGTAAAATTATTGACATCAGGACACGCCGTGTAATAACGCCATTAAAAATTTGTGTGGTTTCCCCCTGTGCCACCGGAGTAACTTTCGTTAGCTGCAACCTGGCATATTATCTGGCACAAAAAAAGAAGCAGGTGATGCTGCTCGGTGATGAAGACTGTTTGGAATACCTGGGCAACAACAGACAGAACATTACTCTGGGGTATTCATCTGGGCAATATGACGTTGCTATTGTGGATACCCACGCCCCACATGAGGCTGACCTGTATGTGCTTGTTTACACACCAGACCTGCATTACATCCCCAAAATCAAACAAATGGAACTTACCATAAGCGGGCCAAAACTAAGGATGCTCAATAAAAGCCAGCCCATGCCAATTTCAAATGAGAAAATACTTGGCTTTAAGCCGGATGCAGTCATTCCCGCCATTAACAACCCCAGGCAAATACTGCTGGCAAGGCCAGCAGTGTTGGATTATAAAGAAGTTCAAAATGCATTTACCACAATATTTCAAAAAATAGGAGGGTTCTTTTGTGACAGTGAAGGCCAAATTTCCCAGTATGCCGGTAATTAGAAAAATCAACAGTGTATTAATATGGGTGCTTGGAATTATGGTCATACTTGGATATGCGTTTACATTTGCAGGAATGGTTTTGGTTGGGGCCGGAATAATGGTAATAGTGACAGTAGTGCTGTTGATATATTTTGGTTTTCGTAAATATTTCATTGGTAAGGGGTGGAGGTTGGCAAAAGAACTGGGCCTGAAAGAATACATGATTATCCCTACAAATATTGAAATTCCTTTCCTGCCTCCAGGCAGGGTTTATGAAAACCATCTTCAGGAAAGCATCTTGCGCGGCCTTAAACATTTTATTAAAAAAGTAGACTTAAAAGAGAGGACTGCTCAAATGAAGCAGTCCTATTTTGATGACTACATGAAGATAGCTGAATATCTCAGAAAACAAGGCGGTCCGGCATATATCGTTGGGACGACGCATTCAAACATGATGAAGTGGTGGGTAGCCGCGTTCGAGGCTGCAGGACTTAAAGCGATCTATTTGGATAAGAATATTGATCCTCTTGCAGAAAAGAAAATGAAAGGCTTTGCCTGGAAGATGGCACAATTTTGCGCTACCGGACGTGTGCGGACGAAAGAACCATTAGGTGAGTGGAAAACCGTGATCGCCGTATTGGAGGGATAAATATGGTAATATGGTACTGCGACGACAACCTTGCTCGGCAACATGAAGTGCTAAACAAGCTATCCGAGTATGACGTAAAAACATATGGCAGAAAAGAAGCTGAAAGACGTATCGAGCAGGCCCGACCGGCGGCTCTGGTGGTGCACACCAGTTGCAGCACTCTACTGGAAAAAGCCGGGGACGTACCAGCCATTGTAGTGACTGACGAGGAAAGCACCATTGAAGATTTGCGGAACATCAGTTGCCGGGCGGATGTAGTAGAACTGGAGCAAATTAATGAAGGGTTGCAGAAAATCCTCCCCAGAAGCTATGACATAACCAGGACGCACCAAGGCAACCAGGAATCTGCGCGCCATCAAGAAAGCACACCGCAATACCAGCTGGAAGCACTTAATAGACATAAGCGTGAGCAACTTGTTTATACGGATTACGAACATTATGTGCGCCTATCTTATGATACAATAACCCCTCTTAATAGATGTGAGATTGTACTTATAGCCAGCGGCAAGGGTGGTGTGGGCAAAACTACAATAACGGCCTGCCTGGCCCAGGCCCTGGCCAGGAAACAGGTTGCTACCTGTGCGGTTGACCTGGATATAAAATGCCCCACACTGGGGGCAGTATTGCAAATTGACCACAATAGGGGTGTTGGCGAGTTGATTAAAGCCCCTGAAAATGTGGGCGACGCTTTTATGGATGACCTGCTTGTCACCCACAGGAGTGGAGCAAGGTTACTGCTACCCAGTGGTACAGTTAAACTATCTGGCAACGATGTAATAAAGATTGTACGCAATCTGGTCAGGAAGAACGAAGTTGTTATTATTGATGTGGGAATTGCCAGAGACGAATACGTCAGGGCCTGTGCAGATATTGCCACCAAAATATTCCTGGTAACAAAGCTGACAGCCCCCTCTCTCCAAAAATGCAAGGAGTGGTTGGCAGAAATAGCACCGCGTGACAAGAGCAAAGTTTATCTGCTGGTCAATATGTATGGCAAAATGTCTGCATTTCCCCCAACAGCGGCCCACAGAATAATGGGCATAAACCTGGCTGGCACACTGCCGTGGGAGCTTAAAGTAGAAAAAGGGGAAGGCAATGGTAATCCGCTACCGGAAAGGAGTGCGTTTGCCAGAGAAATCATGAACCTCGCTGATGTCATTTGGCCGTGGAAACAGTGGAAAGAGCCGGGTGGGGGCCTCCTGGCCGGTATAAGGGGGCTGTTTGGGAAATGACAGGTTACGTGTTAATCCCATATCTTCTTGTACACTCCTACACCGACATCAAAACTGCCCGGACATCGAACATAGTAAATATGATGGCGCTTTTGGCCATGATTTACCTTGGCAGGAATAATCTAAAGCCAGTAATGCTGGCGCTATTATTTTGCCTGATTGTCGGGCTGATGCTGGAAAAAGTAAAAGTGTGGTGTCCGGGTGATACCCGGATGTTTGCCATTGCCGGCGGTTACATGACGTTGCTGGGAGTACCACTTTGGGTATATTTAGTTTCGTTTTTTGGGTGCTATCTGGCGCTATCCGTTTTACTGCTAGCCGCAAACGGGCAACTGAAAATTAACAACTATACCCTGTACTCGGCATTCAACCCTAGATTACGAGAAAAAGGCATACAATTTCCCGGCGCACCGCTTATCTCATTGGTAGCCATGTTGAGCTGGGGGGTGGCAAGGTGGATTTTGCCAACTTAACTTTTCAACCTTACCGCTTGAAGGTAACATATATGCATGGCAAGCCCCAGCACTATAGCTTTTCCTTTGAGGAAGAAGTCCGTCACGGGGGCGTTCGCGGGGTGGCTGCGATAATAAAAAATTGTGCCCGCATATGGCCTTTTGTCACGGTTGACGCTAAAGACCAGGGAGGACGCTGGGTTGTAGTTGTTGAGTACAGGGTCAAACCGGAAGAACTGGACGAATTCGTGGAAAGCATATCTATGCAAAACGGAGGTAATGTGGTAAAATTAACCTAATAACCCCACCGGGGAAACTTAATATCGTACCGACGGCGGGAGCCCCGCATCGGAAAGTTTTTAACTTTTCCGGTGGGGGCTTTTGTGTTTTTAGGGCCAATCATGGTGGAGAAAGGAGGCTGCTGTTTTACCGCAGGCCCGAAAAATTTTTACAGGAGGTGAGCCCGGAGATTTCCGGGAAATTATGAAAACAATTATCAACTGGTTGAGAGACGAGCGTAGTTCAGTTGTCAGTGAAAAAGGTCTGTTGATTGCTGTTGGTGTAATCGCTGCACTGGCG
This sequence is a window from Desulfurispora thermophila DSM 16022. Protein-coding genes within it:
- a CDS encoding AAA family ATPase — protein: MVIWYCDDNLARQHEVLNKLSEYDVKTYGRKEAERRIEQARPAALVVHTSCSTLLEKAGDVPAIVVTDEESTIEDLRNISCRADVVELEQINEGLQKILPRSYDITRTHQGNQESARHQESTPQYQLEALNRHKREQLVYTDYEHYVRLSYDTITPLNRCEIVLIASGKGGVGKTTITACLAQALARKQVATCAVDLDIKCPTLGAVLQIDHNRGVGELIKAPENVGDAFMDDLLVTHRSGARLLLPSGTVKLSGNDVIKIVRNLVRKNEVVIIDVGIARDEYVRACADIATKIFLVTKLTAPSLQKCKEWLAEIAPRDKSKVYLLVNMYGKMSAFPPTAAHRIMGINLAGTLPWELKVEKGEGNGNPLPERSAFAREIMNLADVIWPWKQWKEPGGGLLAGIRGLFGK
- a CDS encoding Flp family type IVb pilin, which gives rise to MKTIINWLRDERSSVVSEKGLLIAVGVIAALAASSVIFPGIKNVFTTANDRMDTVNSDATYWQP